In Methylocystis echinoides, a genomic segment contains:
- a CDS encoding acyltransferase family protein, producing the protein MRPNFDRVAGRIRALDELRGLAILAVVASHTGLVFGSDLAAVRVLSVPALGVGVDLFFVISGFSAAESTRRLRLEADDGFWRGAIAFWSRRILRIGLPAWAVIVLIALSLAYGFSLGETADDLKAAAGFYANLYWAPCFDGAAGCGAPTATSHFWSLASEMQFYLAAPFLIALSPKLTTLVCMTTLAAGALSERPWGGFWWTFRLDGFAVGVLLSLGLTRQWPLPRFSKAIAAFWLVIASILARVFGALASGSAIAMVAIIFGLVVASAIQERPEPQEGSVLQRLGELSFSIYLLHLPIMSGIHEGLGDHAPAILVLSTAASLTVVLALLLESLVTRPAQILGKRFSEWVCDRAERTLTRVAL; encoded by the coding sequence ATGAGGCCAAATTTCGATCGCGTTGCGGGGCGGATCCGCGCCCTCGACGAACTGCGCGGCCTCGCGATCCTGGCGGTCGTCGCGTCCCACACTGGTCTGGTTTTTGGGTCCGACCTGGCCGCAGTGCGCGTCTTGAGCGTTCCAGCGCTCGGCGTGGGCGTCGACTTGTTTTTCGTCATTTCCGGATTTTCCGCCGCCGAAAGCACGAGGCGATTGCGCTTGGAAGCGGATGACGGCTTCTGGCGGGGCGCGATTGCGTTCTGGAGCCGACGAATTCTCCGGATCGGTCTGCCGGCCTGGGCCGTGATCGTCCTGATCGCACTCTCTCTGGCGTACGGGTTTTCGCTGGGCGAAACGGCAGACGATTTGAAAGCGGCCGCCGGCTTTTACGCAAATCTCTATTGGGCTCCCTGTTTTGATGGCGCGGCCGGCTGTGGCGCACCGACGGCCACCTCGCATTTCTGGTCGCTCGCGAGCGAAATGCAATTCTATTTGGCGGCGCCATTTCTGATCGCGCTGAGCCCTAAACTGACGACCCTGGTCTGCATGACGACTCTCGCCGCCGGCGCCCTGAGCGAACGCCCCTGGGGCGGCTTTTGGTGGACATTCCGCCTCGACGGCTTCGCTGTGGGCGTCCTGCTCTCGCTCGGCCTGACGAGGCAATGGCCCTTGCCGCGCTTTAGCAAGGCCATCGCCGCTTTTTGGCTTGTAATTGCCTCAATTCTCGCGCGCGTGTTTGGAGCTTTGGCCTCAGGATCGGCGATCGCCATGGTCGCGATCATATTTGGACTTGTCGTCGCCTCAGCCATCCAAGAAAGACCTGAGCCTCAGGAAGGAAGCGTGCTCCAAAGACTTGGCGAGCTATCTTTCTCGATCTATCTCCTGCATCTCCCAATTATGTCTGGGATCCATGAGGGGCTCGGCGACCACGCGCCAGCGATCCTGGTTTTGAGCACCGCAGCAAGCCTGACCGTCGTTCTCGCTTTGCTGCTCGAATCTTTGGTGACAAGGCCGGCGCAAATTCTGGGAAAGCGCTTCTCGGAATGGGTGTGCGACCGAGCCGAACGGACGCTGACGCGCGTCGCACTGTGA